taaatcgaatcGGATAGATCGAcctgggataccttccttgtCAGTGCGAAGGTAGATGACGTTTTactgaatatatgtatatcggcGTTTGCAGGCGGAATGTCACTGAGCGGGACTGCATTGGATTGTTGGACGCAGACAGAAGGAGCTCTGCAAAAGACGAAGAAACTTGCAACAATCGTTGGATGTCCATCGGAAGATGTTCCAGCAATGGTGGACTGTCTGAGAACTCGACCAGCTCATCAGATCGTCAAAGCTGTCGGAGATTTTATGGTAAGTCGTAAGGAGAACGTTTTGCGATTATTAAAAACGTTCCAAACGCGGAAGCGATCAATCGTTAGACTTGGTAAAAACTTAATTTTCGTACTCCTAGCCGTGGCTCTACAACCCTTATTCTCCCTTTGGACCAGTGGTCGAGAAAGGCGGCAGCGAGTTTACGTTCCTCGATAGGTCTcccattgaaataataaattctggTCAAGTGCAGGACGTTCCATGGATCACGAGTATTACAAGCGAGGAGGGCCTTTACCCAGCTGCTGGTAAGTGagcaaaaaatgatgaaaaccACTTACACAGCGAGCTTATTTACCTTATCACATATGTTTTGTACAGATTTTGTGGCCAGTGAAAAGCTCCTCAAACAATTGAACGACAACTGGGAATCAATCGCGCCTCATCTACTCGACTTCAATTATACGGTTCCAAAATCTGATCGGTCACATGCTGCTAGACTAATTAAGCAACATTATTTGGGAACAAGACCAATCGACAAATCTACTGTCAAGGAAATCATACAAATGGTTGGTGATCGCTTGTTTGTGTACAATGGCATCGAGGCTGCAAGACTTCAAGCTCGGGTCAACCAAAGTCCTGtacgattttattatttttcgtacaGAGGAGCTCACAGTTTGAGTGAATCGATGAGTCGCAGTACTAAGGACTTTGGTAATCAGCAGACTTTGCTATACAGAAATGCTATCGGTATAGGTATGTTTAATATTGGACAAATTGATCAATCCTAATCTATTCCTTGCTTGCGTTTAATAGGAGTCTCTCACGGTGATGATCTTGCATACGTAATGCAATCGTTCTTCGATCCCACAACCACACAAAACGATCGGGATATGCAAGAGAAGCTTCTTGATCTCTGGGTATCTTATGCCACGGAAGGGTGAGTCTTGTTTAAAAAACTCTGCTCCGTTCTACGGTCTATTCACATTGTTATTCGCCATACCAACTTTAGTCTggtttccatttttttaatatcttgaaaaatattgacaatCTTATACATATGCGCATAATACACAAACCAATCGTCACGGATAATTTAAATGTTTCAGTGTTCCTAATGTTGGTGTCGAATGGCCCAACTTAAGCAAATCAACAGACGGATTTCCTTATCTGTATATTACAGGACCAAAAGAATTCAGCGTGAGGTACACACCGAACTatggagaaaagaaattttgggATAGCAtcaattttcgtgaaaatgtAATGCGTTCAAAAGATTATAAGGATCAGAAGAAAATCGAGTTGTAAAGTTATGCTTAGCGGGAGCTTCATATTCAATATGCAAAACTCTTTGAATGCCATTGACATTTAGTTTGTTTAAACCTATTTGCGATTATCTCATTTCTCAATCACCAAGTATACTTAATCATTAATGCTTATAATAAACAGTGGCTGATTACCAACAACAaatgtatattaataataaaaatcagtgTTGGGTATCGTTGTTCACTGATGAAAGAATATTCCAAGAATATTAGTGTTGCTTATGATCGTGTCAGgggataaaacgaaaaaaaaattcaaaaaacacacgtaACCAGGGTGCATTTTGCAATAAGTGTGAAATCCTTGGTACTTGTATAATCTCTTGTTATAAAGCAATCTTCTATTTTTCAAGCAAGTATAGATAATATTACTTCGGATGCAGGGAAAAAGACACAGCGAGTTAAGGAGGTGAATGATATTACTCGTCGATGCCTCTTTGCCATTATCCATCAACTTACGTCGTGACCAATGACAATGTCGCACGAGTCGATTCTGCCGACTTTGTTGAATCCTCGACAAACGGGATAGATATCTGAATCGACGACAAGCGTTCCAATCTGAAATTAGCATtagatgtaaaaatttattactttgcAATTATACGAGTCTGA
This is a stretch of genomic DNA from Diprion similis isolate iyDipSimi1 chromosome 9, iyDipSimi1.1, whole genome shotgun sequence. It encodes these proteins:
- the LOC124410413 gene encoding venom carboxylesterase-6-like — protein: MKFAVISVTIFTLLWGSHSSLSKEIEGLFPRVVTPLGEIEGYYKISNSGRRYEAYEGIPYAETPIGELRFRIAKCISPWPGVLMAKRFGPPCLQYNHLVGNDTNRIRGSEDCLYMNIYTTIADDDRYKINIESSQLLPVVFFIHGGAFQYGSGSDYRSKYLLDREVTLVTFNYRLGPFGFLSTKDATVPGNMGLKDQAIALRWVADNIRHFGGDPSRITIIGQSAGGASVHYHYLTNLSAGLFRGGMSLSGTALDCWTQTEGALQKTKKLATIVGCPSEDVPAMVDCLRTRPAHQIVKAVGDFMPWLYNPYSPFGPVVEKGGSEFTFLDRSPIEIINSGQVQDVPWITSITSEEGLYPAADFVASEKLLKQLNDNWESIAPHLLDFNYTVPKSDRSHAARLIKQHYLGTRPIDKSTVKEIIQMVGDRLFVYNGIEAARLQARVNQSPVRFYYFSYRGAHSLSESMSRSTKDFGVSHGDDLAYVMQSFFDPTTTQNDRDMQEKLLDLWVSYATEGVPNVGVEWPNLSKSTDGFPYLYITGPKEFSVRYTPNYGEKKFWDSINFRENVMRSKDYKDQKKIEL